The following are encoded in a window of Ricinus communis isolate WT05 ecotype wild-type chromosome 4, ASM1957865v1, whole genome shotgun sequence genomic DNA:
- the LOC8275493 gene encoding protein MHF1 homolog isoform X1 — protein sequence MVGWNPSSKWKDGMEVMLKEKMTIRLASCFETDSDSAPSRSPNLKNVGMDLSGPIIACISDLAFKYTEELAKDLELFAQHAGRKTVTMDDVILSAHRNEYVAASLRSFSNGLKAKEPQSERKKKRMSKKVDTTASSAHIHDL from the exons ATGGTAGGGTGGAACCCTAGCTCCAAATGGAAGGACGGCATGGAAGTGATGTTGAAAGAGAAGATGACGATTCGCTTAGCGAGCTGCTTCGAGACCGATTCAGACTCTGCACCATCTCGATCGCCGAATCTGAAG AATGTTGGAATGGACCTATCTGGACCAATAATTGCTTGCATTTCCGATTTAGCTTTTAAATACACAG AAGAGCTGGCAAAGGACCTTGAGCTGTTTGCTCAGCATGCTGGTCGTAAAACTGTCACCATGGATGATGTCATACTTTCAG CTCATAGAAATGAATATGTAGCTGCCTCGTTGAGGTCCTTCTCCAATGGTCTGAAAGCAAAAGAACCCCAATctgagagaaaaaagaaaagaatgtcaaAAAAAGTAGACACGACTGCTAGTTCTGCACATATTCATGATCTTTAA
- the LOC8275493 gene encoding protein MHF1 homolog isoform X3, with amino-acid sequence MEGRHGSDVEREDDDSLSELLRDRFRLCTISIAESEAKNVGMDLSGPIIACISDLAFKYTEELAKDLELFAQHAGRKTVTMDDVILSAHRNEYVAASLRSFSNGLKAKEPQSERKKKRMSKKVDTTASSAHIHDL; translated from the exons ATGGAAGGACGGCATGGAAGTGATGTTGAAAGAGAAGATGACGATTCGCTTAGCGAGCTGCTTCGAGACCGATTCAGACTCTGCACCATCTCGATCGCCGAATCTGAAG CAAAGAATGTTGGAATGGACCTATCTGGACCAATAATTGCTTGCATTTCCGATTTAGCTTTTAAATACACAG AAGAGCTGGCAAAGGACCTTGAGCTGTTTGCTCAGCATGCTGGTCGTAAAACTGTCACCATGGATGATGTCATACTTTCAG CTCATAGAAATGAATATGTAGCTGCCTCGTTGAGGTCCTTCTCCAATGGTCTGAAAGCAAAAGAACCCCAATctgagagaaaaaagaaaagaatgtcaaAAAAAGTAGACACGACTGCTAGTTCTGCACATATTCATGATCTTTAA
- the LOC8275493 gene encoding protein MHF1 homolog isoform X4: MEGRHGSDVEREDDDSLSELLRDRFRLCTISIAESEAKNVGMDLSGPIIACISDLAFKYTELAKDLELFAQHAGRKTVTMDDVILSAHRNEYVAASLRSFSNGLKAKEPQSERKKKRMSKKVDTTASSAHIHDL, encoded by the exons ATGGAAGGACGGCATGGAAGTGATGTTGAAAGAGAAGATGACGATTCGCTTAGCGAGCTGCTTCGAGACCGATTCAGACTCTGCACCATCTCGATCGCCGAATCTGAAG CAAAGAATGTTGGAATGGACCTATCTGGACCAATAATTGCTTGCATTTCCGATTTAGCTTTTAAATACACAG AGCTGGCAAAGGACCTTGAGCTGTTTGCTCAGCATGCTGGTCGTAAAACTGTCACCATGGATGATGTCATACTTTCAG CTCATAGAAATGAATATGTAGCTGCCTCGTTGAGGTCCTTCTCCAATGGTCTGAAAGCAAAAGAACCCCAATctgagagaaaaaagaaaagaatgtcaaAAAAAGTAGACACGACTGCTAGTTCTGCACATATTCATGATCTTTAA
- the LOC8275494 gene encoding magnesium protoporphyrin IX methyltransferase, chloroplastic encodes MAFSSSFLTPTTFNTNNRRFSPFSPKIKTSKTVTVSAIPPFTTASAADLSSFDGTALAVIGGGSVAALAAALSLTDPERRRRMQAEEVGGGDKEVVREYFNSTGFQRWKKIYGETDDVNKVQRDIRLGHSKTVENVLKMLKDEGSLKGVTVCDAGCGTGSLSIPLAKEGAIVLASDISAAMVSEAEKNAKEQLGENVLPKFEVKDLESLDGKYDTVVCLDVLIHYPQTKADGMIAHLASLAENRLILSFAPKTFYYNLLKRVGELFPGPSKATRAYLHAEADVERALKKVGWRIRNRGLITTQFYFARLVEAVPA; translated from the exons atggcGTTCTCGTCGTCGTTTTTAACTCCCACTACATTCAACACAAACAACCGGAGGTTCTCTCCGTTTTCTCCCAAAATAAAAACCAGCAAAACCGTAACAGTATCCGCCATTCCACCTTTTACCACCGCGTCCGCCGCCGACTTGTCCTCATTCGACGGCACAGCCCTCGCCGTCATTGGCGGAGGCTCCGTCGCTGCATTAGCCGCCGCGCTATCACTGACCGATCCCGAGCGTCGGCGGCGGATGCAAGCGGAGGAAGTCGGAGGCGGCGACAAGGAGGTGGTGAGAGAGTACTTCAATAGCACGGGATTTCAGAGGTGGAAGAAGATATATGGTGAAACAGATGATGTGAATAAAGTTCAGCGTGATATTAGGTTAGGTCATTCAAAGACAGTAGAGAACGTGTTGAAGATGTTGAAAGATGAAGGCTCGCTTAAAGGAGTAACCGTTTGTGACGCTGGTTGTGGGACCGGAAGTCTCTCGATTCCGCTGGCCAAAGAAGGAGCGATTGTTTTGGCTAGTGATATCTCTGCTGCTATGGTCTCCGAGGCTGAGAAGAAC GCAAAAGAGCAGCTTGGTGAAAATGTGTTGCCAAAATTTGAAGTGAAGGATCTAGAGAGTTTAGATGGGAAGTATGACACAGTAGTGTGTCTAGATGTTTTGATACATTATCCACAGACTAAAGCGGATGGGATGATTGCTCATCTTGCATCATTGGCGGAGAACAGACTGATATTAAGTTTTGCGCCCAAgacattttattataatctgTTAAAGAGAGTAGGAGAGTTGTTTCCAGGGCCTTCCAAGGCGACTAGAGCATACCTACATGCAGAGGCTGATGTGGAGAGAGCTTTGAAGAAGGTTGGTTGGAGGATCAGAAACAGAGGGCTCATTACTACGCAATTCTACTTTGCTAGGCTTGTTGAAGCTGTTCCAGCATAA
- the LOC8275493 gene encoding protein MHF1 homolog isoform X2, with protein MVGWNPSSKWKDGMEVMLKEKMTIRLASCFETDSDSAPSRSPNLKNVGMDLSGPIIACISDLAFKYTELAKDLELFAQHAGRKTVTMDDVILSAHRNEYVAASLRSFSNGLKAKEPQSERKKKRMSKKVDTTASSAHIHDL; from the exons ATGGTAGGGTGGAACCCTAGCTCCAAATGGAAGGACGGCATGGAAGTGATGTTGAAAGAGAAGATGACGATTCGCTTAGCGAGCTGCTTCGAGACCGATTCAGACTCTGCACCATCTCGATCGCCGAATCTGAAG AATGTTGGAATGGACCTATCTGGACCAATAATTGCTTGCATTTCCGATTTAGCTTTTAAATACACAG AGCTGGCAAAGGACCTTGAGCTGTTTGCTCAGCATGCTGGTCGTAAAACTGTCACCATGGATGATGTCATACTTTCAG CTCATAGAAATGAATATGTAGCTGCCTCGTTGAGGTCCTTCTCCAATGGTCTGAAAGCAAAAGAACCCCAATctgagagaaaaaagaaaagaatgtcaaAAAAAGTAGACACGACTGCTAGTTCTGCACATATTCATGATCTTTAA